Proteins found in one Bremerella volcania genomic segment:
- the tadA gene encoding tRNA adenosine(34) deaminase TadA, with product MYMQMALQQAELAARSDEVPVGAVIVREGSIIAAAHNQREMLRDPTAHAEMIAITQAAEAVGGWRLEDCILYVTLEPCPMCAGAILQARIPVVVYGARDPKAGAVNSLYEMLSDSRLNHRCEVVSGVLQDRCGQVLTEFFRQRRAEGKK from the coding sequence ATGTATATGCAGATGGCTCTGCAGCAGGCCGAGTTGGCCGCTCGCAGTGATGAAGTGCCGGTTGGCGCCGTTATTGTGCGCGAGGGGAGCATCATAGCCGCGGCGCACAATCAGAGAGAGATGCTACGAGATCCTACCGCTCATGCCGAAATGATCGCCATCACCCAGGCTGCCGAGGCCGTTGGGGGTTGGCGGCTGGAAGATTGTATCTTGTACGTTACCCTCGAGCCGTGTCCTATGTGCGCTGGGGCAATCCTTCAAGCTCGCATTCCGGTGGTGGTTTATGGAGCACGCGATCCCAAAGCGGGAGCGGTCAACTCGCTCTACGAGATGCTGAGCGATTCCCGACTAAACCATCGCTGCGAGGTCGTTTCCGGGGTGTTGCAGGATCGCTGCGGCCAGGTCCTGACTGAGTTCTTTCGGCAACGTCGGGCCGAAGGAAAGAAGTAG
- a CDS encoding DUF1559 family PulG-like putative transporter, producing MINRRHGFTLVELLVVIAIIGILAGLLLPAVNMAREAARRADCMNNMKQIGLAVQSKMNSHPRNEMPPHRSWSKNVGSGAKAAYNTNEIVGWVVPLLSQLDRQDLNELYIAGNGTYAAYDPRNLDDKVIQALVCPSDPLDPAETNPVSYYANGGFLNNTTDLTDALDLEANGAWSDASNLDDGTNEQNEVKMTGSKFKDGLANTLLISERVRIPSFGASGAGVKWNEEINESDASLLWNDAFSTTGGPISQGNLADPLGGDYLPSSYHGDTVLMTFVDGSVKVVNTEIEADVYGRLMTSDGRDARLRGASATYFANGNTTTGNWQQDALSEEDLP from the coding sequence ATGATCAACCGCCGACACGGCTTCACGCTGGTTGAATTGCTAGTCGTGATTGCCATTATTGGAATCTTGGCAGGCTTACTACTTCCAGCCGTCAATATGGCCCGTGAAGCGGCCCGCCGAGCCGACTGCATGAACAACATGAAGCAGATCGGTTTGGCTGTGCAATCCAAGATGAATTCGCATCCCCGCAACGAGATGCCTCCACATCGATCGTGGTCGAAGAATGTCGGTTCGGGCGCAAAAGCTGCCTACAATACGAATGAAATCGTCGGCTGGGTTGTTCCACTGCTAAGCCAACTTGATCGCCAGGACTTGAATGAACTCTACATCGCAGGCAACGGCACTTACGCCGCGTATGATCCGAGAAACCTGGACGACAAGGTCATCCAGGCATTAGTCTGTCCGAGCGATCCACTGGATCCTGCCGAAACCAATCCCGTTAGCTACTACGCCAACGGCGGTTTTCTGAACAACACGACAGACCTCACCGATGCCCTCGATCTGGAAGCCAACGGGGCCTGGAGTGATGCGAGCAACTTGGATGATGGAACGAATGAACAAAACGAAGTGAAAATGACCGGGTCCAAGTTCAAAGATGGTTTGGCCAATACATTGCTGATTAGCGAACGCGTTCGTATCCCGAGCTTTGGTGCCTCTGGTGCCGGCGTGAAGTGGAATGAAGAAATCAACGAGTCGGACGCATCCTTGTTGTGGAACGATGCTTTCTCCACAACGGGTGGCCCCATTTCTCAAGGTAATCTTGCTGACCCGCTCGGAGGCGACTACCTTCCATCAAGTTATCACGGCGACACGGTCTTGATGACCTTCGTTGACGGTTCCGTGAAAGTCGTCAATACAGAAATTGAAGCCGATGTTTACGGCCGCTTGATGACCAGCGATGGTCGCGATGCCCGGCTGCGTGGTGCGTCGGCTACTTACTTCGCCAATGGCAATACGACCACTGGCAACTGGCAGCAAGACGCGCTAAGTGAGGAAGATCTACCGTAA
- a CDS encoding cysteine desulfurase family protein, which yields MKSIFLDYNATTPIAPSVQEAMLPFMAEYFACPDGMYARSRAIDEALEDARGQVAHLLGATSDEIIFCASGTESCNLAIKGVVQRYLAQRQPCHIIVSAVEHAAVTQTANHCHAMGCETSVVPVDRHGIVSVDALAQAIRTDTKLVSVMLANDETGVIQPIDKLAKICQEHEVLLHSDACQAAGKIHVSPKQLGVDLLSITAHKFYGPKGAAALYVKQGTSLQPIIHGSGAEHSLRAGAENVMAWVGMGKAANLVGRSIDDAAEKLTHLTRRFSRRLMESIVEPIAIHGSQVERIPNTLCVNFPNVSGQELLRRVPEICAATACSETVGGGNSSPVLAAMGVKETDKRGTIRLSVGWYTSEEEIDHAADLLIHAWESLRH from the coding sequence ATGAAGTCGATCTTCCTCGATTACAACGCGACAACCCCCATCGCACCAAGCGTCCAAGAGGCGATGCTCCCCTTTATGGCGGAGTACTTTGCCTGCCCTGACGGGATGTATGCGCGAAGTCGTGCCATTGACGAGGCGCTGGAAGATGCCCGTGGACAAGTCGCGCACCTATTGGGTGCCACTAGCGACGAAATCATCTTCTGTGCTTCGGGAACCGAAAGTTGCAATCTGGCGATCAAGGGAGTCGTTCAGCGTTATCTTGCCCAGCGGCAGCCATGCCATATCATCGTTTCCGCCGTCGAGCATGCGGCCGTCACCCAGACGGCAAATCACTGCCATGCGATGGGTTGTGAGACTTCAGTCGTTCCGGTCGATCGGCATGGGATCGTATCCGTCGATGCCCTTGCCCAAGCGATACGCACGGATACCAAGCTTGTCTCCGTGATGCTGGCCAATGACGAAACCGGCGTCATTCAGCCGATCGACAAGTTGGCGAAGATTTGCCAGGAACATGAAGTCCTGCTCCATAGCGACGCGTGCCAGGCAGCCGGAAAGATCCATGTAAGCCCCAAGCAGTTGGGAGTCGATTTGCTCAGCATTACGGCTCATAAGTTTTATGGCCCGAAAGGTGCTGCGGCCCTGTACGTCAAACAAGGAACTTCGCTTCAACCCATCATTCATGGTAGCGGTGCCGAGCATTCGTTACGAGCCGGAGCGGAAAACGTGATGGCCTGGGTCGGCATGGGCAAGGCAGCCAATCTTGTGGGACGCAGTATCGATGATGCCGCGGAAAAGCTCACGCATTTGACGCGAAGATTCAGCCGTCGATTGATGGAGTCGATCGTCGAACCTATCGCTATCCACGGGTCGCAGGTCGAGCGAATTCCCAACACTTTATGCGTGAACTTTCCAAACGTGTCGGGCCAAGAGTTACTCAGACGCGTCCCCGAAATCTGTGCGGCAACCGCTTGCAGTGAAACGGTAGGGGGCGGAAACAGCTCGCCTGTGCTGGCCGCCATGGGAGTGAAGGAGACCGATAAGCGTGGGACGATTCGCCTCAGCGTCGGGTGGTATACCTCGGAAGAAGAAATCGATCATGCCGCCGACTTGCTGATCCATGCCTGGGAATCTTTGCGTCATTAA